GAGGAAGCGCGTGTCGACGAAGTCTTTGGCATTGGCGGTCTTCGCCGCAGGAACCTTTTCCGCTAGCTCGGAAAAGACGATCTTAAAACCTTCCAAAACTGGGTAGGGTTTCACCGGTATCAAGTCACGCATGAGTTGGTAGCTCTCCTGCAGGTCGCGCGGGTCGTTGACGCGCATGTACTTGCTCAACACGCGCTTGGTGAAATCGGCATTGGTGCGCATCAGATGAATGCCTTCGACGAACGATTTGACGATGCGCCGTACGATATCGGGCTGCTTGGCGACAAACCGCTGGGAAGTGACGTAGCCGATGTGCTGAAACGGGATGTTCATCTCTTCCATGTTGGCGAGAATCTTCATGCCGCTGGCCACCGCTTGCTTGTAGAAAGGCGGATTGAGCAGCGCAGCGTCGAGCGTGTTGCCGACCAAGCCCTGGACCCGGGCCGAGTCGGCGCCCGGAGTTTGGATAAACGTGACGTCTTTTTCAGGGTCCAAGCCAAGTCGCGCGAGCAGTATGCGGCTGGCGCGATCGGCCACCGAGCCGAAGCGAAAGATGCCGACGCGCTTGCCTTTGAGATCGGCGGCGGTGTTGATCTCGGGGCGCACCACGAGGCGATAGACAAACCTATTGATGAAGCCGGCCAGCATGATCAAATCCGCGCCGGCAAAGCGCGGTGCCGCCATGTTGTTGGCGGTCATCATGGCGAAGTCGATGTTGCCGGCGATCAGCGCCTTCTGCGATAGCGTGCTCTCCAGATAGAGCGCCTCAACTTCGACACCGTTTTTCTCGAACAACTTGCCGTCGTTGGTGACCCAAAGTATCGCCACGTTAATCGACGGCGAGGCAAAGCCGGCGCGCAGCCGTGGGACGGCGGCGTCGACGCTGGCTTGAGAGCACAACAAAGTGAGCAGCGCTGCGAGCCAAAGGCGGAGAAAAAACGGATGGGTAACCCAGTGCGCAAGTTTTTTCGTTATCGACATGGCTTCTCTGTCAGCGCCTCAATCTGTCCAAGGATTGAGCGACACATGGATCGCATTTTCCCCCGGCACTTCCTGACCGATCAGCCGCAGCGCGCGGTCGGCATCGCGCAGCGGCACCTCGTGGGTGCTTAGTTTTTCCGCCGCATCGGGGCGCGCGGCGACGATCGCCAAGGCGCGGCGGATATCGTCGGACTCGTGGCCGCGCACGCCGACCATGGTGATGCCGCGGGCGGCGATTTTGTCCATGATCAAATCAACCTGATGCCCGGGCGTTCTGCCGGCCAGCACGATGGTGCCGCCGCGCCGCACTAGATCTACGGTGGCCATCTGCGCCGCCGGGTTGCCGGTGACGTCGACAACGACGTCGGCCATCTCGGGTCCGAGAAATTTTTTCACCTGTTCGTCGAGCGGCGCGTGCTCGGAGACGATCGTGTGGGTTGCGCCGAGCTGTTTTGCCACCGCGAGTCTGGCACGATCGGCTTCGAGACCGGCGACGATCACCGGATTGGCGCCGGCCATCGCCGCGGCGAGCACACAGCCTAACCCTTGTTGTCCCGGACCGAGGATGACGACCGAATCGCCGAGACCTAGATTGGGAATCCGCTGCGCCCATTTGACGCCATTGGAGACGCAGGTGTAGAGCGCCGCCGCGTGCGGCGTCACGCCCGACGGCACGGGATGCAGATGGGTGTCGGGATGGAGATACATGTATTGCGCGTAGCCGCCCCAAAGTTGCGGCGGGTCCTGCATGCTGGCGCTGATGCCGTAACTCCGTTTGTTGGCGCACAACGTCGCTTGTCCGGTCACACAATAGCGGCAGCGGTGGCAAGTCACCGGTGCTTCCACGGCGACGAGATCGCCTTCTTTGAGCCGCCAACGCGCCGCCGCGCCGGCGCTGATGGCGCCAATGCGGCCGACCACTTCGTGGCCCATGATGTGCGGCGGATCGAGATAGGGCCAATGGTTAAGCTCGGTGTAGTAGTGCCAGTCGCTGCCGCAAATGCCGCAGGCCTCGACTTTTAGGACAGCATCATCCTTGGCCGGCTCCGGCACGGGGAACTCGCGCATCTCGATGCGGCGCTTGCCGACGACCACGGCTGCGATTGAAGTTTTGTTCATACGTTGTGGGATAAAAGCCTCACCACGAAGACGCGAAGTCATGAAGATAAGAGGAGAAAATTACTTTTTCCGCGCTTCGTGTCCTTCGTGTCTTCGTGGTGAACTATTCTTTTCAGTCTTTCCGATCTCTGTGCTCTCCGCGTCTCGGTGGTGGACTCTTTCATTCCTTCCACGGGTTCAGCGCCACATGGATCGCCTCTTCGCCGGGGATCTCTTGGCCGATCAGGCGCAGCGCCAGATCGGCTTGAGTTAGCGGCACTTCGTGGGTCAGCAATTTCGACAACAACTCACGCCGCGCGGCGATCACCGCCAGGGCTTTGCGGCAATCTTCCGACTCGTGGGCGCGCACACCGATCAACTTGATGCCGCGGGCGGTCAATTTATCCATGACGAAGGGAACGGTTTTGCCGGGCGTGCGGCCGCCGAGCACCACCGTGCCGCCGCGGCGCGCAAGATCGACGGCCACGGCCTGCGCCGCCGTGCTGCCGGTGACGTCGACGACGACGTCGGCCATTTCCGGCCCGAGGATATTTTTGACTTGCTCGGCCAAAGGTGCCTGCTCGGAAACGATCGTATGTGTGGCGCCCAACTCCTTGGCTACCGCTAAACGCTTGGCGTCGCGCTCAAGGCCGGCGACGACGATTGGGTTAGCGCCAGCCATTGACGCTGCCAATACGCAGCCCAAACCTTGCTGGCCCGGACCGAGAATGACGATCGAATCGCCCAGCCCCAAATTGGGCACGCGCGCGGCCCACTTGACGCCGTTGGCGAGCGGGCTGAACAGCACCGCTTCGTGTTCGGTGACCGGCGGCGGCACGACGTGGACGAGCGCGTCCGGATGCAGATACATATATTGCGAGTAGCCGCCCCAGAGATAAGGCGGCTCGTGCATGCTCGCGCTCATGCCGTAGCTGCGTTTGGTCGAGCAGAGCGAGGAATTGCCGGTGATACAATAGCGGCAGCGCCGGCAGGTGACCGCCGACTCGACGATGACGAGATCGCCTGCTTTGACATTCCAGTGGCGCGCAGCATCGGCGCTGATATCGCTGATGCGGCCGACCACTTCGTGACCCATGATCTGCGGCGGCGCTTGATAGGGCCAGTGATGGCCTTCCGTATAGTAGTGATAGTCGCTGCCGCAAATGCCGCACAGCTCGACTTTGAGAATTGCGTCGGAGCGCCCCGGTTTCGGCACCGGGTAGTGGCGCATTTCGATGCGCCGGATGTCGGTCATCACCGCAGTGAGCGATTGAGTGTCAGCCATGAGCTGCATTTAAGCACAAAGGGTGCGAAGAGCACAAAATGAAAAATGAAGCAGTGAAGCCTGAGCTTGCAGGGTGCCTGCAAGTTTCAGCCAGGAATGCCGCGGGCCTGCTGCGCGGCGGTTTCGCCGGCCAACAGTCCGGTCACGATCGCTTGCATCAATCCGCCCAAGTAGCCTCCCTTGTAGCCGCCCATGAGCCCGCCGATGGCGTCGCCGGCGGCGTAAAGTCCTGGGATCGGATGATCGTGAAGGTTGAGCACTTGGCCGCGGCCATTGATAGCGGCGCCGCCCATGGTGAATGTGATGCCGGGCACGACGCGCAAACCATAGTAGGGCGCCTGCAGAGGTTTCGGGTTGCCAGTGCGCACGACCGGTAGCGCCAAAGTATCGTGCATCGCCACCGCGCGATTGTACTGCTCCACGGTGGTCGTGAGTGTCGAGCCCTCGACGCCGAGAATCTTCGCAAGTCCGGCGATCTGGTTGTGACAGAAAATATCGGCTTGGTTTTCCCACAGCCAGGGGTTGGCGCTGGGAATGGCGCGTGAAGTCGACGCCGGCTTGTCGCGTGCAGCGCTCCAGGTCGCGTGATCGAAAATCAGCGTCGCGCCGGTGACATCGTCGGTGCGCGCCAGTTCGTTGGCGACGGCCACGTCGCCGCGCCCTTCATCGACAAAGCGGCGAGCCGTCCGATCGACCAGTAAACCTTCTTCGAGCAGATTGTCCAAACGCGGATAGGGCCAGAAGCGGTCGTCGTCGAGCGCGTTGCGCGCAATCAAATGGCCGTAGAAGTATGGCAAGTTAACTGTTTTCGCGCCGGTGGCCAACGCCAGACGCAAGCCGTCGCCGCTGCACTGGGGTGAGCCGCGCAGTTTGCATTGGTCGGCGTGGGCGCCGATGTAGCGGCGCAGCATCGCCGGGTTGGCGCTAAAGCCGCCGGTGCAGAGCACCGTGGCGCGGCTGCGCAGCGCGATCGCCGCACCGTTTCGCCGCGCCATGACGCCGCGCACCTGAAACTGCTCGCGGATTAGCTCCTGTGCCTCGACGCCGGCGCAGTGGCGCCCGCCCAGGGTGAGCAAACGTGAGCGCAGCTGCGCCAACGCGCGCCGTCCGACGTCTTTCTTGTAAACCGGCGCAAGGGAAATCTCGCTCTGTTGATCCAACCACAGGCGGCCCGGCGCAGTTTCCGCGAGAGCCACGCCGACGTTGTGCAGCCAGTCGACCGCTCTGCCGCAGCTTTCGGCCCAGGACTTTGCCAGATCGGGAATGGCAATGCCTTCTGCCATGGCGCAGCGGTATAGATCTACCACCAAAGTTTTCGGACTCTTCCCGCCGGCGCCCAAGCTGCCCGATGTCATCAGGCTATTGCCGTCACCCAGGGGCTTGTCGCTCTTGTCGATTAAGACTACTTTGGCGCCGGATTCAGCGGCGCGCACGGCGCTGGTGAACCCCGCCAGACCGCCGCCGACGACAAGAACATCCGACGTGATTTCATCCATGCATCACCACTACGAAGCTCATACTCAGTTGCACGCGCTAACTGGCGCCCGGCTCGCGCCCTATGGCGGAACTAGAGATGTCCAGCAGATAGCTGGGCGAGAATAGCACAGTAGGCTCGCCATCGTTAGTGATTATTCCACCAGCAGCAAAGAAATTTTCCGTCAGGGAATCTTGTAGCCTAACTCTTTGGCGACTTCTTTGGCCAACCGATCGTCGGCCAGCTCGCTGAAGGCGGGCTTCTTGTCGGTGAAGCGGCCTTGGGGCTGGATCGATTTCACCAGGTTTTCCATGCCGGCGCGGGTGGGCATGCCGTCGGGGCTGAGAGTTTTCGCAAATACTTCATAAGTCGCCGCTGCCGATTCGGCGTCCATCTTGAGGATCAGACTGATCGCACCGATCCGTCGGATCAGTCTGATCGCAGATCGCTGCAGTTTTATTTGTAGCCCATCTCCTTGGCCACTTCGGCCGCCAAGCGGTCATCGGCGATGTCGCTGAAGGCCGGTTTCTTGTCGACGTGGCGGCCTTGCGACTGCACGGCTTTAACTAAGATGTCCATGCCAACGCGCGTCGGCACGCCGGAAGGACTGACTGTGGCGAGAAACTGTTCGTAGGTGTCAGCCGCCGCTTCCTTGTCCATCTTGAGCAGCTTGACGATCAGGTCGATGCTGCGCGGTTTGTTCTTGCGAATTTCTTCCTTGGCCATCTGCAAGGCGCGGATGACGCGTTTGGTGTCGGCCGGCCGTTCTTGAATTGTTTTTGCGAGCGTCGTCAATCCGCCGCCCGGCATCTCCACCATGGAGCCGACGTCGAGAACTTTTGCAAAGCCCTTTTTCAGCGCGCCGAGGGTGACCGGCGGCGACAGCACGGCGGCGTCGACGTAACCGGCTTCAAGCGAAATCAACTGCTGTATCTGCTGTCCGGCGATGGAAACCAACACGTAGTCGCGCGGGTTGGCGCCCATCTTTTCCAGCGCCATATTAAATGCCACATGCACGGGGCCGCCGAGACCGGTGAGGGCGACTTTTTTGCCCTTCAAACTTTCGAGCGTCTTGTATTGCGGCTTGGCCATCAACCAATAGGAAATCCGGTCGGTGGAAAACCAGATCGCGTGGGTGGCGAAGCCGCTCATGGTCGCATTCACGGACGCCGGTCCGACGCCGGCCTGATAGTCGATGTCACCCTGCGTTAATGCCGGCGGCACGAGCTGCGACTGCATCAAGATCACTTCCATGTCCAAGCCGTTGGCGTCGAAGATGCGCCAGTCCTTGGCCGCCAGCAGCGGCAGCGCGGTCATGGTGAAGCCGGCATTGGTGATGCGCAGCTTGCGCTTTTCTTGGGCGGAGGTTGTGGCTGCGCACAGCAACGCAACGCATGCTGCAAGGACGATTAACGGCGTCTTTTTCTTGATCATTTCGCTGATCCGGAGGTTTGGGCGCAATGAATTGCGCCCCTAAAAACTTTTTTACATGGCTCGTGTGCCTATTCCTGTACGGTGCGCGACGTACCAGTAGAGCGCGATGATCGGCACCAGCACGCACAGCATCACCGTGGTTAGGGCGGCTGCCTGGCCAAAGCCGCCGCTCAACCAGATGCTCCACACAACCACCGGGAGGGTCGTGTTCTCGGCGCGTGAGAGTAGCACCGCGAGGGTGAGCTCGCGATAGGTGAGCAGCGCGATCCACAGCCAGCCGTAGAGAATCGGCGGTGTCAGAATCGGCACCAGGATGCGGCGCACGACGCTCCAGGTGCTGCCGCCGCTGACGTAGGCCGCTTCTTCGAGCTCACGATGGATTTGAATCAGCGAGCTGTTCATCATGCGCGTGCCGTAGCTCATGCGCACGATGACATAGAGCAAAAGCAGCAGCCAAATCGTTCCGTAAATCGGGATGAAGCCCTTCAGCACAAAGAGCGCCAGCAACACGGCGCCCATCGCGAAAATAATGTTGGGCACGGCATGGGGCAAGAAAGCGAAGAAATCGAAGAGAAAGCGGCCGCGTATCTTCGAGCGCAGCACGACCCAGGCGAAGACCAGGCTCACGACCATGGTGATGGTCGGCGTTAAGAGCATCAGAATCGACGTGTTGCCCGCGCCGCGCATGACTAGCTCCCAGGGGAGGCCGACATAATTTTGTAAAGAGGTCCGCGCGATGGCGTCAACCGACGGCATCTCAAAGTATCTCAATAGCGAAGCCCAGAGCAGCATGGCCAATGGAATCAGCTTGCTGAGAATCAGATAAACGCCAATGAAGAGCCAGGCGACAATGGCGCGCTTGCCGAGCCGGACGATTTTGGGCTGATAGGCTTTGCCGGTGATGACTTCGTACTGATGGCTGCGCTTCTGCACGCGCGCGTACCACCAGCCGAGGATGGCGGCGAGAATAATACCGATGATGCTGAAGGTTGCGCTGGCGCCATATTTGGGCAGCCCTTCCTGCGGGCTGACCATCAAATACATGTAGGTACTGAAGGTGAAAATGCGGTTGGACCAGCCGATGATCGCTGGCACGTCGAAGGCGGAAAGGCCGACGGTAAAAATGTAAATGGCCGCGGCCAGCACACCGGGCCAAATCAAAGGAATCGTCACGGTGGAAATCATCCGGGCCGTGCTCGCGCCGCTGGCTTCGGCGGCTTCTTCCAGTTTGGGGTCCATGGCGCGAAACGCGCCGGCGGTCATAATGAACGCCACTGGCGTCAAGTTTAGTCCCTGCACCCAGCCCATGCCGGTGATCGTCGTGATACTTAGCGGCGCGTCGATGAAACCGAAAGTATCCTGAAGATACTGATTGACGATACCAATGCGCGGGTGGAGCAAGAATAGCCAACCCATGGCCACGGCAAAGCCGGGGATGAGCAGCCCGATCGTCATGAACGTGAGCAGGATAGTCTTGCCAGGGAAGTCGGTGCGCTCGACAAGCCACGCGGTCGGAATGCCAAAGAAAAACGACACCACCAAGGCGACAAACGAAAAACCGGCGGTGTTCCAAAGGACCTTATAAGTAAACAGCTCACCGAAAACGTTTTTGTAGTTATTCAGTGAGTAGTGATTGACCGCGTCTAGCAGCGAGCCTTCGAAGAAGCTCAGGTAGAAGACCACGGCAAGGGGCGCGAGGATCAACAGGCTGAAAAACGCCGCAATACCGACCATGAGCACGGCCCAGGGATCAGCGGTGCCGCGGCAGTTGCTAAGTATGCGATGGCGATGTTTCGACACGGTGAGATCAGCGTCTGCGGACCCGATCGGAAGGGCGACCCAACCGGTCGCCCCTACAACCCTTTTGCGGCCATGCTTTTCAGCGTCATTTCTGGCTGACGAGTTTGACCATCTCTTCGGAAACTTTTTCAATCTCCGGATTGTCGTTGACCCATTGCAGCGTCGGCACGAAAAACTTGACGCCGCGTTTTTCCATGGCGCGGACTTTTTGGCCGAGCTGTGATTCAGGGAAGTGATACAAATCGGAAAAATCGCTTTCCCACAAAAGCTTCTGCCCTTCTTTGGTGAGCATGAAGGCGGCAAACAGTTTCGCGGCGTTGGGGTGTTCGGCGTTCTTGGGCACGTTCAAATAGAAATGGCGCACCATGGCGGCGTCGGATGGAATGACATGTTCCAGCGGTGCGCCTTGGGTTTGTAGCTCGAAGGTTCGGGCGCCGTTGCAGTCCATTACCAGGGAGAGAAACTCGCCGGTGACGACGCGCTCCATCTCATTGCAACGGATCAGACCAGCGATCTGCTTGGAGAATTGTCTGACGTAGTCGAGGGCCACGTCGCGGCCCCAGAGTTCTTTAGCGGCGAGCAGATTCAAACCGGTAACGTAGGGCGTCGACGCGATCTTGCCTTTCCAATACGGTTTCAAGAAATCTTTCAGACTCTTCGGCGCTTCATTTTTCGGCACCCGCGCCTTGTTGTAGGGCGTGCCCGGCAGGCCCGAATAGACCCGCAGGCTCTGGCTGTCGCCTTCGACCATTTGGTTGGTGATCCGGCCGGGCAAAAGCTTTTGCCATTCCACCGGCTGGAAAATTTTCCGGTTGACCAGCGGCACGAGGTAACTCTCCGAGCCGATGTAGAGGTCGGTGACGGCGGTTTGTCCGGCGGCGAGCTCGGTGGCGATCTGGCTGCCCATGGCGGGCATCGACGGCCCTGGCGTAAAGCCGATTTTGATATTGGTGCCGTAGGTTTTGTTGAGCAACTGCTCGTAGAGCGCCATGCGCTTGGTGCCGCCGAGTGTGCCTTCGCCCCAGCTGAGCTTGAGCGCGCCTTCTTTGGTGGCGTCCTTGATCAGTGCCTGCATGGCGGGTGACCATTGGGATTGGGCCGCGTTGGCGCTGACCGCGAAGAGCAGCAGGGTGAATAAAGACAGGGACAAGATTCGTAATCGTTTCATGATTGCTCCTGGCAAAAACCTTCGTGGTCTATACCTACCCAATGGTTTCCTGTCAATCTGAACCGCAACGGTTGCCGATGCGAGCAATTTGATAGTACAGAGGAGCTAACGCCAAGCGGGAGGCTTTATGCGAGTGATCGATTGCGATGCCCACGTCGAAGAATGTGTCGAGACCTGGCAATATCTCGATCCTGAGTTTCATTTGCTCCGGCCGATCCCTGTGACGTTTCCCGAGGACACCTGTTTTGGCTGGCACAATGCGGCGTGGGTCATCGACTACAAGCTGCGTTTCTTTGCCGCCAGCCCGACCACCATGGCGCGGGCGTCCAAAAAAGATGTCTCGATTCCGGTGCAGGAGATGCGCGACGTTAAAACCCGCTTGCGTCACATGGATGAGCTGGGCATCGACACGCAGGTGGTCTTTCCGTCGATTTGGCTCGGCTGCCTTGCCGAGAATGTCGAGCTCGAAGCGGCGCTGGCACGCAGCTACAACCAATTTATGGCGACCCAATGCGCGCAGTCGGATGGTCGCATTTACTATGTCGCCATCGTGCCCTGGCGCCGGCCGGAGATGGCAGTCCAGGAGATTCGCCGCGTCAAATCGCTCGGCTCTGCCGCGGGCGTGTACGCGCGCGGCATCGAATGGGACCGGCCGATTACACACCCGGATCATTGGCCGATCTTTGGCGAAGCCGCCGCGCAGGATTTGCCGGTGACGGTCCACGTCGGCAACGGTTCGAGTCCGATGATCCGTGAGATGCTGCAAAGCGTGCCGCGTCCGGCCTACGACGACGGCCGGCCGCACATTCACCCGCTTGGCAATGGCTTGGTCAGCGGGCCCTACGTGCTCTATGCGTTTCAGCAAATACTCGGCTCGACGCTGCTCGATGACTTTCCCAAGCTGCGCGTGGCCTTTCTCGAAGCCGGCTCGGAGTGGACGCCGCGACTGCTCAAACAGTTGCGCGGCCGCAAGAGCGGCAAGATCGATCAGTGGCTGGCCGAGCGAGTTTTCGTTTCCTGTGCCATGGACGACGATCTGCCCTACATCATCTGCAAGAACGGCGAGGACTTTCTAATCACCGCGACGGACTTTCCGCATGGCGATGCCTTCAGGCAGGATCAACTGGCCAATGGCTTGAAAGCTCGCGGCGATTTGAGCGATAGGACGATCGAGAAAATACTGGACAAAAATCCGTCGCGGCTGTTTCGCTTGTGAACGCAGCCTCTTTGTCTGAACTTTGCGCCTTTGCGCGAGATATTTCCGTGAGGTTCTTGTGAAATTTGCTCACTTCTCCCACGTATGGAACAAGCCCGGCATGAATGCTGCCGAGCGCTACGATCAACTGTGGCGCGAGTTGGCGTTGGCCGATGAGCTGGGCTACGA
The Deltaproteobacteria bacterium genome window above contains:
- a CDS encoding ABC transporter substrate-binding protein, encoding MSITKKLAHWVTHPFFLRLWLAALLTLLCSQASVDAAVPRLRAGFASPSINVAILWVTNDGKLFEKNGVEVEALYLESTLSQKALIAGNIDFAMMTANNMAAPRFAGADLIMLAGFINRFVYRLVVRPEINTAADLKGKRVGIFRFGSVADRASRILLARLGLDPEKDVTFIQTPGADSARVQGLVGNTLDAALLNPPFYKQAVASGMKILANMEEMNIPFQHIGYVTSQRFVAKQPDIVRRIVKSFVEGIHLMRTNADFTKRVLSKYMRVNDPRDLQESYQLMRDLIPVKPYPVLEGFKIVFSELAEKVPAAKTANAKDFVDTRFLEELDRSGYIDGLYK
- a CDS encoding zinc-binding dehydrogenase; translated protein: MTSRLRGEAFIPQRMNKTSIAAVVVGKRRIEMREFPVPEPAKDDAVLKVEACGICGSDWHYYTELNHWPYLDPPHIMGHEVVGRIGAISAGAAARWRLKEGDLVAVEAPVTCHRCRYCVTGQATLCANKRSYGISASMQDPPQLWGGYAQYMYLHPDTHLHPVPSGVTPHAAALYTCVSNGVKWAQRIPNLGLGDSVVILGPGQQGLGCVLAAAMAGANPVIVAGLEADRARLAVAKQLGATHTIVSEHAPLDEQVKKFLGPEMADVVVDVTGNPAAQMATVDLVRRGGTIVLAGRTPGHQVDLIMDKIAARGITMVGVRGHESDDIRRALAIVAARPDAAEKLSTHEVPLRDADRALRLIGQEVPGENAIHVSLNPWTD
- a CDS encoding zinc-binding dehydrogenase, producing MQLMADTQSLTAVMTDIRRIEMRHYPVPKPGRSDAILKVELCGICGSDYHYYTEGHHWPYQAPPQIMGHEVVGRISDISADAARHWNVKAGDLVIVESAVTCRRCRYCITGNSSLCSTKRSYGMSASMHEPPYLWGGYSQYMYLHPDALVHVVPPPVTEHEAVLFSPLANGVKWAARVPNLGLGDSIVILGPGQQGLGCVLAASMAGANPIVVAGLERDAKRLAVAKELGATHTIVSEQAPLAEQVKNILGPEMADVVVDVTGSTAAQAVAVDLARRGGTVVLGGRTPGKTVPFVMDKLTARGIKLIGVRAHESEDCRKALAVIAARRELLSKLLTHEVPLTQADLALRLIGQEIPGEEAIHVALNPWKE
- a CDS encoding FAD-dependent oxidoreductase; amino-acid sequence: MDEITSDVLVVGGGLAGFTSAVRAAESGAKVVLIDKSDKPLGDGNSLMTSGSLGAGGKSPKTLVVDLYRCAMAEGIAIPDLAKSWAESCGRAVDWLHNVGVALAETAPGRLWLDQQSEISLAPVYKKDVGRRALAQLRSRLLTLGGRHCAGVEAQELIREQFQVRGVMARRNGAAIALRSRATVLCTGGFSANPAMLRRYIGAHADQCKLRGSPQCSGDGLRLALATGAKTVNLPYFYGHLIARNALDDDRFWPYPRLDNLLEEGLLVDRTARRFVDEGRGDVAVANELARTDDVTGATLIFDHATWSAARDKPASTSRAIPSANPWLWENQADIFCHNQIAGLAKILGVEGSTLTTTVEQYNRAVAMHDTLALPVVRTGNPKPLQAPYYGLRVVPGITFTMGGAAINGRGQVLNLHDHPIPGLYAAGDAIGGLMGGYKGGYLGGLMQAIVTGLLAGETAAQQARGIPG
- a CDS encoding ABC transporter substrate-binding protein yields the protein MIKKKTPLIVLAACVALLCAATTSAQEKRKLRITNAGFTMTALPLLAAKDWRIFDANGLDMEVILMQSQLVPPALTQGDIDYQAGVGPASVNATMSGFATHAIWFSTDRISYWLMAKPQYKTLESLKGKKVALTGLGGPVHVAFNMALEKMGANPRDYVLVSIAGQQIQQLISLEAGYVDAAVLSPPVTLGALKKGFAKVLDVGSMVEMPGGGLTTLAKTIQERPADTKRVIRALQMAKEEIRKNKPRSIDLIVKLLKMDKEAAADTYEQFLATVSPSGVPTRVGMDILVKAVQSQGRHVDKKPAFSDIADDRLAAEVAKEMGYK
- a CDS encoding iron ABC transporter permease, encoding MSKHRHRILSNCRGTADPWAVLMVGIAAFFSLLILAPLAVVFYLSFFEGSLLDAVNHYSLNNYKNVFGELFTYKVLWNTAGFSFVALVVSFFFGIPTAWLVERTDFPGKTILLTFMTIGLLIPGFAVAMGWLFLLHPRIGIVNQYLQDTFGFIDAPLSITTITGMGWVQGLNLTPVAFIMTAGAFRAMDPKLEEAAEASGASTARMISTVTIPLIWPGVLAAAIYIFTVGLSAFDVPAIIGWSNRIFTFSTYMYLMVSPQEGLPKYGASATFSIIGIILAAILGWWYARVQKRSHQYEVITGKAYQPKIVRLGKRAIVAWLFIGVYLILSKLIPLAMLLWASLLRYFEMPSVDAIARTSLQNYVGLPWELVMRGAGNTSILMLLTPTITMVVSLVFAWVVLRSKIRGRFLFDFFAFLPHAVPNIIFAMGAVLLALFVLKGFIPIYGTIWLLLLLYVIVRMSYGTRMMNSSLIQIHRELEEAAYVSGGSTWSVVRRILVPILTPPILYGWLWIALLTYRELTLAVLLSRAENTTLPVVVWSIWLSGGFGQAAALTTVMLCVLVPIIALYWYVAHRTGIGTRAM
- a CDS encoding ABC transporter substrate-binding protein: MKRLRILSLSLFTLLLFAVSANAAQSQWSPAMQALIKDATKEGALKLSWGEGTLGGTKRMALYEQLLNKTYGTNIKIGFTPGPSMPAMGSQIATELAAGQTAVTDLYIGSESYLVPLVNRKIFQPVEWQKLLPGRITNQMVEGDSQSLRVYSGLPGTPYNKARVPKNEAPKSLKDFLKPYWKGKIASTPYVTGLNLLAAKELWGRDVALDYVRQFSKQIAGLIRCNEMERVVTGEFLSLVMDCNGARTFELQTQGAPLEHVIPSDAAMVRHFYLNVPKNAEHPNAAKLFAAFMLTKEGQKLLWESDFSDLYHFPESQLGQKVRAMEKRGVKFFVPTLQWVNDNPEIEKVSEEMVKLVSQK